ACGGCGCTAATCAACGTTTATCTAGTGcgatcaacaaaaaataattgtttgaaatttttattCAGCATTGcgtaatgtttgtttaatgaTATCCTTGTTTTGATTTTTGGATTAGACataatttgttacttaataGACTGGATTAAGTTGAGTGATAAGTAATGGtattatagatagataaaacaAGATAATATGAATCATACTGCATAAGCGTCTCAGACTGTAGACGGTCTATTGTTTAACAGTTTACAGACAGACTAACGTCAtgtgtgaattaaaaaaaaaaacaattcttttCTAAGTAAGCATTGTATTTCTCCTAAACGACTGTACATAGATCGACCAaatctttatcaaaattatacctataaatgtttttacgtttaacaaaccTGATCCGTCCgttcattaaaatatgtttcaagTACAAATATTTCTGTGTCCAAAAGCATTATCTTGATCATGTATCTAAAGATATATTGTTTATCTCCAGGCCACGAGAACTGCACCTTCCACCATGACCTGGAGCTGGACCACAGGCCGCCCACCAGGGAGGCACTCCTCCCCGACATGGCCAACTCTTACAGACTTTTGCTCACAGGTAACTAATTATTCAGGCAAACATTATTCATCACCAACCCGCTTGCCAAGAGATTATAGTAAATCACTATTTTAAAGAGAAAGCCTATAGTGTATAGTGTAGCAACGGCACTCTTGCGGGCTGATAACGTTAAAAGTCACTCTCCATAGTTTCAGTAAAAGGAATCTCAAGGGGGTTTTACCAATAGATTTGACTcctattttaatgtaatgtatggAAGCAACATAATTGGCAATATTTGGATATAGATACTATGAGCATGCCTCTCATAAGCCCCTAATTTGATGGAGATGGCAGTCAAGTTAATCTGTGTCTAGCAATATGCTTATCGCCTACTATAATAATACTGGCAAACAGTTGTGTTTTAAACACACCTTTTTCATATCTTTCAcatcaacataatatattacgtgTTACTGACTAAATGTTTCCATCATCAGGTCTTGGTGAGGACCCCGAGAGAGAGGGTCTGCTGAAGACTCCAGAGCGTGCTGCCAAAGCTATGCTCTTCTTCACCAAGGGTTACGACCAGAGCCTTGAAGGTAAGCTGtttaaaaatgaagaaataCTTCATGAACAAATTCATCTACaacagttataaaataatattcctttacaaaatataatagaacTGCATGTGTAGGGTAGAATCCAGAAAAAAGTTATTATGGAATTTATTACTCAGTTAATAGAATTTTGTATCCCTTGTATTATGATTATGTTAATATAGCATTTGAAATAGCAGTTGAACAACATATTTTTGTCCAATATCATTTCAGTATCTACAAAACTGACTTTTAGAATCTGAAAACTAATgatcttttattataattttcagagGTCCTAAACAATGCCATATTTGACGAGGATACTGATGAGATGGTGGTTGTGAAGGACATTGAGATGTTCTCCATGTGTGAGCATCATTTGGTGCCCTTCTACGGAAAGGTGTCCATTGGATACCTGCCCCAGGGCAAGATCCTCGGATTGAGCAAGCTGGCTAGGTAAGGAAACAGTAgcaatatatttacaaatattttaatgcaaaatgATGTCAATTTTGATGGAGATTGCATGTGATATAATTGGATTGAACTGaggttatatcatttttaatagTGATTTGAca
The Spodoptera frugiperda isolate SF20-4 chromosome 17, AGI-APGP_CSIRO_Sfru_2.0, whole genome shotgun sequence DNA segment above includes these coding regions:
- the LOC118276876 gene encoding GTP cyclohydrolase 1 isoform X2, coding for MKELNGVSTTIENNGVIVAKKKTENGNGHENCTFHHDLELDHRPPTREALLPDMANSYRLLLTGLGEDPEREGLLKTPERAAKAMLFFTKGYDQSLEEVLNNAIFDEDTDEMVVVKDIEMFSMCEHHLVPFYGKVSIGYLPQGKILGLSKLARIVEIFSRRLQVQERLTKQIAIAVTQAVRPAGVAVVIEGVHMCMVMRGVQKINSKTVTSTMLGVFRDDPKTREEFLNLVHSK
- the LOC118276876 gene encoding GTP cyclohydrolase 1 isoform X3, giving the protein MSECSTAPLLSSCSSLESSKSSKSSSHENCTFHHDLELDHRPPTREALLPDMANSYRLLLTGLGEDPEREGLLKTPERAAKAMLFFTKGYDQSLEEVLNNAIFDEDTDEMVVVKDIEMFSMCEHHLVPFYGKVSIGYLPQGKILGLSKLARIVEIFSRRLQVQERLTKQIAIAVTQAVRPAGVAVVIEGVHMCMVMRGVQKINSKTVTSTMLGVFRDDPKTREEFLNLVHSK